The following nucleotide sequence is from Ailuropoda melanoleuca isolate Jingjing chromosome 12, ASM200744v2, whole genome shotgun sequence.
CTGGGGCAGAGAAGAACTTACCCCAAAAGCACTGACCCTACAGGGCCCAGGAGTAGATCAGGGGGCCTGGTGCCTCCCTCCGGGGCTGTCCCCAGAGGCGAGGAGTCagcaaggaggggaaagaggaagaatgagTAATGTGCTCCCGATCTCAGAGGAAAAAGTGAGCTGGTGTCAGGGGCCTCGCTGCCCCAGGGACAATAGAGCAGGATGCCGGGCACCTCTAGGAGACCCGGTCCGAGAGGGTCGGCGGAgagctggggagactgaggcaggaggaagaggagcccgCAGCCCACCGTGGTGCCGGAGAGCAGGCTCGGAGAcgtgagcatgagcggggggcaGAGAGGCACCGAAAAGAGCAGTCCTCCAGGCACCTGAGCCCGGCCCCCGGGCAGAGGACAGGCGGGCGCGGGCGCGGGCGGATCGGAGGAGAGACTTACGTCAGAGCCGGGGGGTCCCAAGCCGGCAGCCTCGTGGACAGAGGGCAGCGGCGGTGGCTGCGTCCCGGCGGAGGGTGTGGCCAGGGGAGAGCTGGCGGGCGGGGACCGAGACAGGCTCAGTCATTTCCTCTCGGGTTTCCTGGCTTCAGAGCCCGCggtgggagcaggagggggagacgCTGAGGGcgatggggggcaggggtgagaggCCGGGCGGGCAGTGGCCTCCACCCACccgctgggggagggaggggggtagTGCCGGCAGGTCTTGGTGGGTGGGGCTCCTTTGGGGATAGGGGANGGGCAATTGGAGAGGGGGCGTTGAGCAGAGGAGTGGAAACTTTCAGGTCTCTGAGATGGGGGAGGCCACTGgggcgctgggggaggggagaaaaaaggagggggCAAGTCTGGGGATGGGAGAGAGCTCCCCCAAGGTTCAGTTTTGCCCTCTCCCCCATTTTGTCCCCACAGATGAGAACTCACAGACAGAACAGGGGAAAAAACCAAATGCACATTTATTAAGCTCAAGACATGGACTCCGAGGGTGCAGGGAGACCTCTTCGGAGGGGAGAGCGGGAGGTGCAGGGGAGCAGTACGTGGGGATTcgggggggctggggctggactCCAAAAAAAAATGCGGGGGGGCTGGAGCTGGACTCCCGGACCCCAGGAGCTGAAGGCCTGAGTCCCTGGATCCGGGATGCAGACGGGCTCTTTGGGGGGTCGTCATTGccaaggcctggggaggggcagcggggtGCAGCGGCACCAGCCTCGGGTGGGTGGGGCGGCTCATTCGGGGGAGCGCTCCCCGGCGCAAGGCTGGGGTCCCCACCGCCTCCACCCGATCCTCAGGCTTCCGCACTCAGGCAGGGACAGAAGTGGAGGTGTCCAGGGCTGGTTTTACACGCCGCCACCTCCAGGAGCTGGGGACCAGGGGGcgggtggagagaaagagagagacagagacagagacagcatcAGAGAGCTGTGGTCAGCGACCTGCTGCACCCTCTCCCACAGCCAGGgctcctcccccatcctcccagggAAGCCAGACCCCCAGGGACTGTTACCCTTGAGCTACCCCTGGGGAATGTCTTGCCTCCCCACACCCCGATCTGTttagggacacctgtgtggctttTGGCCTGCCCTGCAGAACACTGTCATGGAGGGGAACATGAGTGTGATGAGCCTGGAGACACCTGGCCCCCTTCCAGAAAGGGAGTCTCCATCCCCTCCTATGTCCCCAAACTCCTCCTACACCCCCATTCCAGTCCCACACCCTGTCTCCCCAATATTTGGACACAGTCGGAATTCCCCTGTTTACTACCCACGGGGGACCATCACTCAACTGGAGTGGGTCATAGTCCGGGGCATATTCTGAGACCTTGCCCCAGGTGCTAGCCTGACCCCAGTCATCCACAAAGTCATCCATAAACCCCCATTAGGGTTTTTAAATCTCATGAAAAGAACatgaaacaaaacacataaaattccACACCAAATCCTCCCAAGCACTGAGTACCCCAAAGCCTACTGTTTAGTTCTAAGACCTTTacatgagaggcagagagattcccatttctgatttttagaaGTCCCTGGAAAGGACGCAGTTCCATTAAAAACAGGTCAAGATATTTTTACATGATTTGAATTAACACACCCAAGGAGTCACAACTTTCATCTATAACTTATTCCCTCCTGCATCCCAATCTCTGTCCATCTTCCTTCACCCCTGCCACCCACCTgcaccccttctctccccaccccctcacattCCCACACCCCTCACTCCCTCACACATCCACCCCCTCATACCCCTCACCCCTCNNNNNNNNNNNNNNNNNNNNNNNNNNNNNNNNNNNNNNNNNNNNNNNNNNNNNNNNNNNNNNNNNNNNNNNNNNNNNNNNNNNNNNNNNNNNNNNNNNNNNNNNNNNNNNNNNNNNNNNNNNNNNNNNNNNNNNNNNNNNNNNNNNNNNNNNNNNNNNNNNNNNNNNNNNNNNNNNNNNNNNNNNNNNNNNNNNNNNNNNNNNNNNNNNNNNNNNNNNNNNNNNNNNNNNNNNNNNNNNNNNNNNNNNNNNNNNNNNNNNNNNNNNNNNNNNNNNNNNNNNNNNNNNNNNNNNNNNNNNNNNNNNNNNNNNNNNNNNNNNNNNNNNNNNNNNNNNNNNNNNNNNNNNNNNNNNNNNNNNNNNNNNNNNNNNNNNNNNNNNNNNNNNNNNNNNNNNNNNNNNNNNNNNNNNNNNNNNNNNNNNNNNNNNNNNNNNNNNNNNNNNNNNNNNNNNNNNNNNNNNNNNNNNNNNNNNNNNNNNNNNNNNNNNNNNNNNNNNNNNNNNNNNNNNNNNNNNNNNNNNNNNNNNATGCGGGGGGGCTGGAGCTGGACTCCCGGACCCCAGGAGCTGAAGGCCTGAGTCCCTGGATCCGGGATGCAGACGGGCTCTTTGGGGGGTCGTCATTGccaaggcctggggaggggcagcggggtGCAGCGGCACCAGCCTCGGGTGGGTGGGGCGGCTCATTCGGGGGAGCGCTCCCCGGCGCAAGGCTGGGGTCCCCACCGCCTCCACCCGATCCTCAGGCTTCCGCACTCAGGCAGGGACAGAAGTGGAGGTGTCCAGGGCTGGTTTTACACGCCGCCACCTCCAGGAGCTGGGGACCAGGGGGcgggtggagagaaagagagagacagagacagagacagcatcAGAGAGCTGTGGTCAGCGACCTGCTGCACCCTCTCCCACAGCCAGGgctcctcccccatcctcccagggAAGCCAGACCCCCAGGGACTGTTACCCTTGAGCTAACCCTGGGGAATGTCTTGCCTCCCCACACCCCGATCTGTttagggacacctgtgtggctttTGGCCTGCCCTGCAGAACACTGTCATGGAGGGGAACATGAGTGTGATGAGCCTGGAGACACCTGGCCCCCTTCCAGAAAGGGAGTCTCCATCCCCTCCTATGTCCCCAAACTCCTCCTACACCCCCATTCCAGTCCCACACCCTGTCTCCCCAATATTTGGACACAGTCGGAATTCCCCTGTTTACTACCCACGGGGGACCATCACTCAACTGGAGTGGGTCATAGTCCGGGGCATATTCTGAGACCTTGCCCCAGGTGCTAGCCTGACCCCAGTCATCCACAAAGTCATCCATAAACCCCCATTAGGGTTTTTAAATCTCATGAAAAGAACatgaaacaaaacacataaaattccACACCAAATCCTCCCAAGCACTGAGTACCCCAAAGCCCACTTTTTAGTTCTAAGACCTTTacatgagaggcagagagattcccatttctgatttttagaaGTCCCTGGAAAGGACGCAGTTCCATTAAAAACAGGTCAAGATATTTTTACATGATTTGAATTAACACACCCAAGGAGTCACAACTTTCATCTATAACTTATTCCCTCCTGCATCCCAATCTCTGTCCATCTTCCTTCACCCCTGCCACCCACCTgcaccccttctctccccaccccctcacattCCCACACCCCTCACTCCCTCACACATCCACCCCCTCATATTTTTTAtactccctctccacccccccccccccacacacacacaccctccacccTCTTCACTCTTTATCTTCTTCCTGTACTTTCTAACCTCATGCTCCTTACATCCCTATATTCTCCTTCGccaaaatcactttttaaaatctgtattctaTGCGTCTCtccttttgttattttgataCAATTATTCAAAaacccttccctcctttcctccctccccccttctttccttcccctctccttccttctctccttcctttttctttctttctttctttctttctttctttctttctttctttctttctttcttctttctttctttctttttttttttttttgagtaatctctacccccaacgtggggctcagactcacaaccctgacgtTGTGAGTCAtcctccactgactgagccagccaggcgtcctgttctccttcctttttcttgatcATTTCATCCTCAGTCTTCCCACCTGAGCAATAAGGTCTGGAAAATGTCCGATCTTCCTGCCTGCTGGagctcagctctgcccccagTCAGGCTGTGGCGCCCCTCTCTTCACAGACTCGTGGCTTTCTCCCCTGGGGAATTAGTTCAGCCTTGCTTTCCTGGAGCTGCTCACATCTTTCCTGGGAAGCTTCAGTGGACTCTTTGGGACATTTCCCACATCCCACTGACTGTCCATGGGTTAACCTCTTCCATCTGTGGGGTCTCGGCTCCTACTGAAGTTCCCCAGGCCATTCGCTGGTGGCATCATTCTTGTTCTCAGGGACATCCAGTGcagctccccttccccttcctgcccccatctctcctcctcccagaaCCACACCCCTCCTCACCCTCACCTGAGGAGGGAAGCTCCGACTTACAGGATTTGCATGTTGGGCTATGGAAGCAAAGACCAGAGAGAAAAGCGTCAAGAAATCCAATAGCCATGTGGatagcactggaggagataatgctaagtgaaataagtcaagcagagaaagacaattatcatatgatttctctcatctatgggacataagaactaagaagatcggtaggggaagaaagggataaagaaaggggggtaatcagaagggggaatgaagcatgagagactatggactatgagaaacaaactgagggcctcagaggggagggggtgggggaatgggatagactggtgatgggtagtaaggagggcacgtattgcatggtgcactgggtgttatacccaactaatgactcatggaactttacatcgaaaccagggatgtactgtatggtgactaacataatataataaaaaaattaaaaaatttttaaaaactgaaaaaaaaaagaaatccaatagCCACAGTCTTTCTGGGAAAAATGTGGGGGGCCCCTGGGGCCCTTCTGTGAGGGAAGTACCCCTGCACCCCAGGctgctcccacccctctcccctctctccccactgctgccAGACCTCTCAGACCTGGAGTCCGCCTTCCTGCACTTCACCTTCTTGCCTGTTAGGAGACAGATAGACACAATGAGACAGGGCATAAGGGTCTGGACAAAAGCCAGCAGGGAAACTGTAGGTGCCCAGGGACACCAAGGCGGCCCTCTTTGAGGGGCTTTGGAGCCCAAGAAAGGGTCACACTTACTGATGATGAGGAGGATACCCAACAGGAACAATATGGCGGCCAGAGTCATGCCCACCGTCTGCACAGTGTCGTAGTCTGGGGGAGACAATGGCAGACATCAACGTGGGTAGCACCTCAGCCCTCCCCGGAGCCTCGACTTGCCTTCGAGGCTGCCCGGCCAGGGGCCCGGAGTCCAGGAATGCTGCGGGCCGTGCTGGGGGCTCCCCCAGGGGGCTAGAGTGAGGATGGAGAGCAGGAGCTCGGGAGCTCCCTTGACCTCTttaccctccccccttctctAGATGCTTTGCATCCACACAAAACCCCCCTCCGCATCATAGATACTCATCACCCCTCCTTTTACTGCCTCCCCCGTGGTCCTGCCCACCACTGTCGCCTGTCTGAATTATCACAGCAAGCAACCTGCTCTGCGGTCTCCCCACACCCCAGTGACAGGGATCCTGCTAATGCCAAAGTCAGATCAGGGTCCCCAAGCTCGGagcgccccaccccaccctggcttCCATTGCATTCCAAGGAAAAGCCTCAGTCCTCACCACAGCCCACCCAGCCCTGCATCACCTGGTCCCTGCTCCTTCTCAGACCTCACCCCACTCCACTTTCTTCCTCAGTCCCCTACCCCAGGCATACTGGTCTCTCTGCCATTCCTGGAGCAGATCAGGTATtgtcctacctcagggcctttgcatttgctgtgccctctgcctgaaAGCTCCCCCCGCCAATATTCTTTCCTTACGAATTTCTGGGCTTTATTCAAATGTCAGTGAAACCATCTCTGAAACCTTGTCTACTTAGAATTTTCCATCCTCTCCTCAACACTTCACAATCTCattctttcctgtattttcccTCATAAGAAGCATTCTTGTCTAATATGCCACAGtaaatacagttgatccttgaacaacacg
It contains:
- the FXYD7 gene encoding FXYD domain-containing ion transport regulator 7 isoform X5, with the translated sequence MATPTQAPTKVPQEPDPFYYDYDTVQTVGMTLAAILFLLGILLIISKKVKCRKADSSPTCKSCKSELPSSAPGGGGV
- the FXYD7 gene encoding FXYD domain-containing ion transport regulator 7 isoform X3 gives rise to the protein MATPTQAPTKDYDTVQTVGMTLAAILFLLGILLIISKKVKCRKADSRSESIISSSAIHMAIGFLDAFLSGLCFHSPTCKSCKSELPSSAPGGGGV
- the FXYD7 gene encoding FXYD domain-containing ion transport regulator 7 isoform X1; translation: MATPTQAPTKVPQEPDPFYYDYDTVQTVGMTLAAILFLLGILLIISKKVKCRKADSRSESIISSSAIHMAIGFLDAFLSGLCFHSPTCKSCKSELPSSAPGGGGV
- the FXYD7 gene encoding FXYD domain-containing ion transport regulator 7 isoform X2, with the protein product MATPTQAPTKVPQEPDPFYYDYDTVQTVGMTLAAILFLLGILLIISKKVKCRKADSRSESIISSSAIHMAIGFLDAFLSGLCFHSPTCKSSPGGGGV
- the FXYD7 gene encoding FXYD domain-containing ion transport regulator 7 isoform X4; its protein translation is MATPTQAPTKVPQEPDPFYYDYDTVQTVGMTLAAILFLLGILLIISKKVKCRKADSRSESPTCKSCKSELPSSAPGGGGV